From one Xylanivirga thermophila genomic stretch:
- a CDS encoding glycoside hydrolase family 130 protein, translating into MSLKIIGKSLPNIPWQEKPKGYKDPVWRYNKNPIINRNQTKRSNSIFNSAVVPFEGKFAGVFRCDSKSVSMDIFPGFSEDGINWAISDTPIKFEGEDEEILKREYRYDPRVCFIEDRYYITWCNGYHGPTIGVGYTFDFKKFYQLENAFLPYNRNGVLFPRKINGKYAMLSRPSDTGHTPFGDIFYSQSSDLEYWGHHRYVMGTIKGDESAWQSTKIGPGPIPIETEDGWLLIYHGVINTCNGFVYRMGCALLDLEQPWKVKMRSKDYILAPYEYYECVGDVPNVVFPCAALVDADSGRIAIYYGCADTVTGLAFTTVDELFKHMKENPLV; encoded by the coding sequence ATGTCATTAAAAATTATTGGAAAATCGTTGCCCAACATCCCTTGGCAGGAGAAGCCTAAAGGATATAAAGATCCAGTATGGCGTTACAATAAAAACCCTATTATAAATAGAAATCAAACAAAAAGATCTAATAGTATTTTTAATAGTGCAGTAGTCCCTTTTGAAGGGAAATTTGCTGGTGTTTTCCGGTGTGATAGCAAATCTGTTAGTATGGATATATTCCCGGGTTTCAGTGAAGATGGCATAAATTGGGCGATAAGTGATACGCCTATTAAATTTGAAGGCGAGGATGAGGAAATTCTCAAGCGAGAATATAGGTATGATCCTCGTGTTTGCTTTATTGAAGATAGATACTATATAACATGGTGTAATGGGTATCATGGACCAACTATAGGTGTGGGTTATACGTTTGACTTTAAGAAGTTTTACCAATTAGAGAATGCGTTTCTACCTTATAATAGAAACGGCGTATTATTTCCAAGAAAAATAAATGGTAAATATGCTATGCTCAGCAGGCCGAGTGATACAGGACATACACCGTTTGGAGATATTTTCTATAGTCAAAGCTCTGACCTTGAATATTGGGGACATCATCGCTATGTTATGGGCACTATAAAAGGAGACGAGTCAGCATGGCAATCTACGAAGATAGGCCCTGGACCGATTCCTATAGAAACGGAGGATGGATGGCTTCTTATTTATCATGGAGTAATTAATACATGTAATGGTTTTGTATATCGTATGGGTTGTGCTTTACTTGATTTAGAACAACCTTGGAAAGTAAAAATGCGTTCTAAGGATTATATTTTGGCACCATACGAATACTATGAGTGTGTAGGAGATGTACCAAATGTAGTATTTCCATGTGCAGCATTAGTTGATGCAGATAGTGGACGGATTGCTATATATTATGGTTGTGCAGACACTGTTACAGGTTTAGCATTTACAACTGTGGATGAATTGTTCAAACATATGAAGGAAAATCCTCTGGTATAA
- a CDS encoding alpha-mannosidase: protein MEYIDKRIGVICDQLKKLAVVQKIPVENLIYKEGNYIRPEDVDAAEGEFKPFDSKRMHWYGPDKHYWFRVDFTVPESLDNKPMWLKVRTQIEEWDDAKNPQFLLFVNGVATQGIDMNHRDVLLTKAAKAGDTYRIDLQAYTGTLHSEFNLIVEMQEIDPKIVELYYDIKVPLEAFSRMDKEDQDRLAIENVLNDTINYLDLRSPYSEEFYISLDKASAYISKALYEDMAGYSDIIATCIGHTHIDVAWWWTVEQTREKVARSFATVLKLMDEYPNYKFMSSQPQLYYFLKERYPELYSRLKEKVKEGRWEPEGGMWVEADCNLTSGESLVRQFIYGKRFFQEEFGVDNRILWLPDVFGYSGALPQIMKKSGIDYFMTTKLAWNQFNKIPYDTMKWRGIDGTEVLAHFITTLGVGQSIDNFFTTYNGILHPDAIMGGWERYQNKDINNDILISYGYGDGGGGPTRKMLETSKRMEKGIKGIPKVRQEFSRTYFEELEERVKDNRRLPVWEGEFYFEYHRGTYTSMARNKRSNRKSELLLMDLELISVLAQYLKGVPYPKEELEKLWKIVLINQFHDILPGTSIHEVYEVTKKEYAELKEKATALLRERLDILTDNGKGLTVYNTLGFERDDVVHLGECNAAGLKDENGNLYPVQQTSDGAIAYLEGIPSKGSKTFEIVQEADMPEQPFILKDDYSLETPFYSIRLDENGLFTHIYDKENDREVLQVGKKGNLLRMYEDKPMYYDNWDIDIYYTEKYWDADQIERLEWTEVGVLRATLEIDRKISNSLIKQKIYFYANSRRIEFETYVDWKEHQHLLKVHFPLNVHTDEATFEIQFGNVSRKVHTNTSWDSARFESSGHKWADLSEGHYGVSLLNDCKYGHSVKDGNMAITLIKSGIEPNPMTDYEEHYFTYALYPHAENWRDGGTVQEAYKLNQPAYAIKGGIPGNKNSLISIDKKNIIIETIKEVEDGKGIIVRMYECENALTKAHVSLGLKASSITECNLIEEGDTPVAPNGDGFDIEIKPYEIKTFKINI, encoded by the coding sequence ATGGAATATATTGACAAGCGAATTGGTGTTATTTGTGATCAGTTAAAAAAGTTAGCGGTAGTGCAGAAGATTCCAGTAGAAAATTTAATATATAAAGAAGGTAATTATATACGACCAGAAGATGTGGATGCTGCAGAGGGGGAGTTTAAACCTTTTGATAGTAAGAGGATGCATTGGTATGGTCCGGATAAACATTACTGGTTCCGTGTAGATTTCACAGTTCCCGAGAGTTTAGATAATAAACCTATGTGGCTTAAGGTTAGGACACAGATTGAGGAATGGGATGACGCTAAGAATCCTCAGTTTCTACTTTTTGTAAATGGCGTGGCAACTCAGGGGATTGACATGAATCATAGAGATGTACTATTAACGAAGGCTGCAAAAGCAGGAGATACTTACCGTATCGATCTACAAGCTTATACTGGCACCTTGCACAGTGAATTTAATCTAATTGTTGAAATGCAGGAGATTGATCCTAAGATTGTAGAACTATACTATGATATTAAAGTACCTTTAGAGGCATTTTCACGTATGGATAAAGAAGACCAGGATAGGCTTGCAATAGAGAATGTTCTAAATGATACTATTAATTACTTGGATTTAAGAAGTCCTTATTCAGAGGAGTTCTATATATCGCTAGATAAGGCCAGTGCGTATATTTCTAAAGCATTATATGAAGATATGGCAGGGTATAGTGATATTATTGCTACCTGTATTGGTCACACGCATATTGATGTTGCATGGTGGTGGACGGTAGAACAGACTAGGGAAAAGGTAGCCAGAAGTTTTGCGACTGTATTAAAATTGATGGATGAGTATCCAAACTATAAGTTTATGTCTAGTCAGCCCCAACTTTATTATTTCTTAAAAGAAAGATATCCTGAGCTTTACAGCCGTTTGAAGGAAAAGGTTAAGGAAGGACGTTGGGAGCCCGAAGGCGGAATGTGGGTTGAAGCTGATTGCAACCTTACTTCGGGAGAGTCTTTGGTTCGCCAATTCATTTATGGGAAAAGATTTTTTCAAGAAGAATTTGGTGTAGATAATCGGATTCTTTGGTTGCCAGATGTATTTGGTTATTCCGGAGCGCTTCCTCAGATTATGAAAAAGAGCGGTATCGATTATTTTATGACTACAAAATTAGCATGGAATCAGTTTAATAAGATTCCGTACGATACAATGAAATGGAGAGGAATTGATGGTACCGAAGTATTAGCCCACTTTATTACCACTTTAGGTGTAGGGCAGAGTATAGATAACTTCTTTACCACATATAATGGCATATTGCATCCTGATGCTATTATGGGGGGTTGGGAACGTTATCAGAACAAGGATATTAATAACGATATTTTAATCTCCTATGGCTATGGTGATGGCGGCGGAGGTCCTACCAGAAAAATGCTTGAGACCTCCAAACGTATGGAAAAAGGTATAAAAGGTATACCAAAGGTTAGACAGGAATTTTCGCGAACGTATTTCGAGGAATTAGAAGAAAGGGTTAAGGATAATAGAAGGTTGCCAGTTTGGGAAGGTGAGTTCTATTTCGAATATCACCGTGGAACCTACACTTCTATGGCAAGGAATAAACGTTCCAATCGTAAGAGCGAACTATTACTGATGGATTTAGAATTAATATCTGTACTAGCACAATATTTAAAAGGGGTACCTTATCCAAAAGAGGAATTAGAAAAGTTATGGAAAATCGTATTAATTAATCAGTTCCATGATATCCTACCAGGAACTTCTATCCATGAAGTGTATGAGGTAACCAAGAAAGAGTATGCCGAGTTGAAGGAGAAAGCAACAGCTCTGCTGAGAGAACGGTTAGATATTTTAACAGACAATGGAAAAGGACTTACGGTATATAATACTCTTGGCTTTGAGCGGGATGATGTTGTTCATTTGGGTGAATGCAATGCAGCTGGATTAAAAGATGAAAATGGCAATCTATATCCAGTTCAGCAAACATCTGATGGAGCAATTGCATACCTTGAGGGTATTCCTTCAAAGGGAAGTAAAACCTTTGAAATTGTACAAGAGGCAGATATGCCTGAACAGCCTTTTATCTTGAAAGATGATTATAGCCTAGAGACTCCATTTTACAGTATTAGACTAGATGAAAACGGTTTGTTTACTCACATTTATGATAAAGAAAATGACAGGGAAGTACTTCAGGTAGGGAAAAAGGGTAATCTGCTCCGCATGTATGAGGATAAACCGATGTATTATGATAACTGGGATATTGATATTTACTATACTGAGAAATACTGGGATGCGGATCAGATAGAAAGGCTAGAATGGACCGAGGTGGGAGTCCTCCGTGCTACTTTAGAGATTGATCGTAAAATTAGTAATTCTCTAATCAAGCAAAAAATTTATTTCTATGCGAACAGTAGAAGAATCGAATTTGAAACCTATGTAGACTGGAAGGAACATCAACATCTGTTAAAGGTCCATTTTCCGTTAAATGTTCATACTGATGAGGCGACTTTCGAAATTCAGTTTGGTAATGTAAGTAGGAAAGTTCATACCAATACCAGTTGGGATAGTGCAAGATTCGAAAGCAGCGGACATAAATGGGCCGATTTATCGGAAGGACATTATGGGGTTAGTTTATTAAATGATTGCAAATACGGTCATTCAGTAAAAGATGGAAACATGGCGATTACTTTAATTAAATCTGGTATTGAGCCCAATCCTATGACGGATTACGAGGAGCATTATTTCACTTATGCTCTATATCCTCATGCAGAGAACTGGCGTGATGGTGGTACCGTACAAGAAGCATATAAGTTGAATCAGCCTGCTTATGCTATTAAGGGTGGAATTCCAGGTAATAAAAATTCGTTAATATCTATTGATAAAAAGAATATTATCATAGAAACTATAAAAGAGGTCGAGGACGGAAAAGGTATCATTGTTCGTATGTATGAATGTGAAAATGCATTAACCAAGGCACACGTAAGTTTAGGATTAAAGGCTTCTTCTATAACGGAATGTAATCTGATTGAAGAAGGAGATACACCTGTAGCGCCTAATGGTGATGGATTTGATATAGAGATTAAGCCTTATGAAATAAAGACATTTAAAATTAATATATAA
- a CDS encoding glycoside hydrolase family 3 N-terminal domain-containing protein produces MEKYKDKTQDIDVRVHDLLSKMTLKEKVGQLNQKMLGWKAYKRNGDSIELTEEFKEAVKFGDGMGALYGLFRADPWSAVTFDTGIPLEKSAHVANMIQQYIIENTRLGIPVLISEECPHGHQALEGTMFCTNLGVGCTWNPNLYKEAMSQVAAEIRARGGNLALISLLDILHDPRWGRCEECFGEDPYHAAKMAVAAIKGLQGEALEELQGNDKVIAIMKHFCAQGAAMGGHNAAPASIGERELREIFLPGMKSGVEAGALGCMAAYNEIDGIPCHANKKLLTDILRDEWGFEGVVMADGTAIDRLLMLTEDYESAAALALTSGVDLSLWDTSFTTLEQAVKNGKVSEEYIDRAVSRVLKLKFILGLFDEPFTDEKLASQVVYSPKAEKVNLELSRESIVLLKNEDNILPIDKSLKKIAVIGPNANNLYNQLGDYTAPQRKDTGVTVLQGLKALASDETELIYVKGCDIRDMSKEGFQEAIDAAQSADIAIVVVGGSSTRDFGTVFDVNGAAIVGGDPSEMDCGEGVDVADLELGGVQVELLKELKKTGTPIVAVLIQGRPHAIPWIAENCEAVLCGWYPGKEGGRAIAEVLFGNYNPSGKLSVSIPRSSAQLPVYYNHKDLGHEISYVDMESAPLYHFGHGLSYTKFKYTNLKILNNLLSVKDIEKGDNIKVSVTVENIGGIAGQEVVQLYIKDQEATVTRRVKELKGFKKIFLNPGEKQDITFLLGKEELGIWNRNMEFRIEPGNIKIFVGSSSKDNIETILKIRE; encoded by the coding sequence ATGGAGAAATACAAGGATAAAACGCAAGATATTGATGTCAGAGTCCATGATCTGCTTTCCAAAATGACTTTAAAAGAAAAAGTGGGCCAATTAAACCAAAAGATGCTTGGCTGGAAGGCCTATAAAAGAAATGGAGATAGCATAGAACTTACAGAAGAATTTAAAGAAGCTGTAAAATTTGGTGATGGTATGGGAGCTTTATATGGACTGTTTAGAGCTGACCCATGGTCGGCGGTGACATTTGATACAGGTATACCGTTAGAAAAGTCCGCCCACGTTGCTAATATGATACAGCAATATATAATAGAAAACACTAGACTTGGCATTCCTGTACTCATTTCAGAAGAGTGCCCCCATGGACACCAAGCGCTTGAAGGGACTATGTTTTGTACCAATTTAGGTGTAGGTTGCACCTGGAATCCAAATTTATATAAAGAAGCTATGTCCCAAGTTGCTGCTGAGATTAGGGCGCGTGGAGGAAATTTAGCACTTATATCGTTGTTGGATATTTTACATGACCCTCGTTGGGGACGTTGTGAAGAATGTTTTGGAGAAGATCCTTATCATGCTGCAAAAATGGCGGTTGCAGCCATAAAAGGGCTCCAAGGAGAAGCATTAGAAGAATTACAAGGCAACGATAAAGTAATTGCTATAATGAAGCATTTCTGCGCTCAAGGAGCGGCTATGGGCGGCCATAACGCAGCACCGGCATCTATTGGTGAAAGGGAGCTTAGAGAAATCTTTCTACCAGGTATGAAATCTGGAGTAGAGGCAGGTGCTTTAGGTTGTATGGCTGCTTATAACGAAATTGATGGTATTCCTTGCCATGCCAATAAAAAGTTGCTTACAGATATACTACGTGATGAATGGGGATTTGAAGGAGTGGTCATGGCCGATGGCACGGCAATAGATAGATTATTAATGTTAACAGAAGACTATGAGAGCGCAGCTGCTTTGGCGTTAACATCGGGAGTAGATTTAAGTTTATGGGATACTTCATTTACAACGTTAGAGCAAGCAGTTAAAAATGGCAAGGTCTCAGAAGAATATATTGATAGGGCTGTTAGTAGAGTATTAAAGTTGAAATTTATTCTAGGACTGTTTGACGAACCATTCACTGACGAAAAATTAGCTAGTCAAGTAGTCTATTCACCAAAGGCCGAAAAAGTTAATTTAGAATTATCCAGAGAATCAATTGTACTATTAAAAAATGAAGATAATATTTTACCTATAGATAAAAGCCTAAAAAAGATCGCAGTAATAGGCCCTAATGCAAATAATCTTTATAATCAGCTAGGAGATTATACTGCACCTCAAAGGAAGGATACAGGAGTTACCGTACTACAAGGACTGAAGGCTTTAGCATCAGACGAAACAGAATTGATATATGTAAAAGGCTGTGATATCCGAGATATGTCAAAAGAAGGATTCCAAGAAGCTATAGATGCAGCTCAAAGTGCTGATATAGCTATAGTAGTTGTGGGTGGATCTAGCACTAGAGATTTTGGTACTGTTTTTGATGTTAATGGTGCTGCTATAGTAGGTGGAGATCCCTCAGAAATGGATTGTGGTGAAGGTGTGGATGTAGCTGATTTGGAATTGGGAGGAGTACAGGTAGAACTGCTAAAGGAACTCAAAAAGACTGGAACGCCGATTGTAGCAGTGCTCATTCAGGGACGGCCACATGCGATTCCATGGATAGCCGAAAATTGTGAAGCGGTTTTATGCGGATGGTATCCGGGAAAAGAAGGGGGTAGGGCAATAGCTGAAGTTTTATTTGGAAATTATAATCCATCAGGAAAGCTATCCGTTTCTATACCAAGATCTTCTGCGCAACTACCAGTTTACTATAACCATAAGGATCTAGGCCATGAAATTTCATATGTAGATATGGAGTCGGCTCCTTTATACCATTTTGGCCATGGTTTAAGTTATACTAAATTCAAATATACTAATTTAAAGATCCTAAACAATCTTTTGTCTGTTAAAGATATAGAAAAAGGAGACAATATAAAAGTAAGTGTTACTGTTGAAAACATTGGGGGTATTGCAGGACAAGAAGTTGTCCAGCTTTATATCAAAGACCAAGAAGCTACTGTTACACGACGTGTAAAGGAGCTAAAAGGATTTAAAAAGATATTTTTAAATCCTGGGGAAAAGCAAGACATTACTTTTTTGCTAGGTAAAGAAGAATTAGGCATATGGAATAGAAATATGGAATTTCGTATCGAGCCTGGGAATATCAAAATCTTTGTAGGCAGTAGTTCTAAGGATAATATTGAGACCATATTGAAAATAAGAGAATGA